The Candidatus Melainabacteria bacterium genome includes the window GCCGGTCCCTTTGGCTTGCAATCAGTCTCTCAGCACGAGTTCTCGATTGCGTCGCTTGAACTCGGGAGCGGCCTTGGGCATTGTAGAGACGTATTGCAGCGGCTCGGAACGATTCTGGTCTTTACCCCTGAATGCCACGGCGGCTGCCTGAAGAGCAGACTTCTCCGACTCGAAGGCAACCATGTTGAAATTAACAGGGTCAGAGCGGTCGCTTGGTTGAACGTGCTGGTGAGTCGTGACGTTTGCGTCAGGAACGGCATAGTGACTCTGCAAGTAAGCGACCAGGCGATTGACGGAATCAAGCTGCACTCTCGTGTACTCCTGCTTGCCCGAGCGTACAATCTCGATGCCGATGCTGTTATCGTTAGAATATCCGGACAGAGCGCGGCTCGGCTCGATGTGCACAACGACGAGATCAGGATTTGTGGTACTGCATATAGTTCCATCACGGTCGACTACGAACTGTGCACCGGGATGTTTTAAACCACGATTGTTCCAACTGAGAATGACTCGTCTGGCATCAGCCGGCGATGCGGTTTCAGTAGAATGGAGAATAATGTATTTAACACGTCCCTGCCGTTTGTAGATGCTCCCCCTGAGAGGATCGTTCTCGAACACTCCGGCGGCAACAAGATCATCCCAGGTGTAATCGCCGGCGGTGCCTCTTTCAAAAGAGCGCGATATCGCAGAAGGTGGCACAGGCAGACGCGGTTTGACAACCACGGGATCGGGACGTGGCGGCAGGGCAGTGTTGATTTTAGGCGGAGTGACCCCGGTGAGAGCGCTTTCCACATCGCCGTCAACCGCCAGATAGTCGAGAGCCGGACGCGGACTCCAGTGGTAAGTGAGGGGGTCCATGGCGACAGGGGCGCTGGCGAGAAGATCACCAGGTGGGAGGTTGGTCCGTCCCGACGAGGCGCCATAAGTAACCGCACCCGGCCCAGGTGCTGGCGCTACCTGCGGTGGTCGAGCCTGGGCAAGAGTCGCACGCGCCGTCATATCGCTGCTGCGGTTCACACCCGCACTGGCCGATGTCAGGCTGACCGTCTGCAGCGCCGATGGAGCCACTACAGGGGATACCGCGCGAGCGGCTAATAAATTTGCAGAAGATGACCGAGGCAGAAATTGCGGCGCGGCAACTGGAGCCGACACCGGTGTCGAGGCTCTTACGGCTCCTGAAGCGCTTATCATTGTCGCAGTTCTGGCAGTTCTGGCAGTCGGCACCATTACTACTGCCGGCGCCCGCGGTGGCATTGTTTGCCGCTCCAGACTTTGACCAACAGCCGGTTGCGGCCCGGTCATCGCCCCTGAATCCTGAGCCGCAGCACTATCATGACGCCGACCGAGACCCGGTATCACGGCATGCATGAGCTTTCGTCCCCACCCCGCATGCGCGGGGGCGGCGCAGGTCAAGGAGACAGTGGCAGATAAAATTGCCGCAACAGGCACCAGAGACGATGGCGCACAAAACAGCACGGAACAGTCTGTCAGCTGATTGGGCCGACGGTCATTTTTTCGCATACAAGCCCTTCAAGCGAGCAAACGAGTAATAATGCTGCTCACAAAAAGAGCAACCACTTCTGTCGACGACCATTAAATTCCAGTGCTCCCCAGTGCCACCACATGCGCAGCCATATTTAGAAAGGCAAGAGTTATTATAAAGGCGAAAAGTCGCGTGTCAAGCCTGATACAGCAAAAGCGTCCTGGTTATAATTTCGTCTACAGAAGGTCCGATAATGATTTATTCCGCATGCGTTCAGGATAAGGACTAATACGGCAAAAACATCTTGGTCATGTTTTCGTCGACTGAAGGAGCGAAAAGCTGATTGGTGAACGGTACTTTCCGAAAACTCTTATCAGCGTAGAAGAAATTGATCGGTCTACTGAAATTGCGCTCGAATCTAAAAGTGTTCAAAGTAGCACTGCGCGAGGTCAGGCTTCGAACTGACCAGGGGAAACCAGGCACTGCAGGCGTGTCATAAACTTTCTGCATAATTGATGAAGCTACTTTTGATGGCAAGTCGACAGTCTCGTATTCTACATCTTCCAGCCCTACAGATTTATCGGCATGTCCTATGTCTGAGCTCCAATAGCTTGGATTCAGCGTGCTGACACGATAGCGAAATGTGTGAAAAGAGAGGTTCTCTCTCACTCCTTTTGTGACGCTGACCGGCTTCACCATCTCAGCGTACCAACCGACAGCAGCAAAGAGATTTCGGAATTTGATGGTCCACTGATCATATGGCAGGCAATAATAAATGTGATTCTTCAGAGACCAGACTGTGACCATTCTGTCGGACTCTTTGTACTGAAAACAAAGCTCCATCTTTGTCGCTTCGATTTTCACGCCTTCGTCACTGATTTGAATCTTGTAGGGGCCGGTCGGAGACTTCTGCTCGATGAAGTAGTTGTATCTGCTGGACTGCGCATGAGCCCATGGTGTAAAAACGTTGGAGAAGCAGGATAATATCCAGCTGACGGCGACAGCAACGACTTTAATTTTCGGCGATTGCGTCGTCATCTACCAACCTCAGCAAACTCTGCAGTTCCAAGTGGCACCCCATTCAATCTCCATCCTAGCAGCGCTTTCACTGACAGTTTTGAGCCTCAGTCTCTCAACAGCGTGCAGAGCGGCAGAACCCGACAGTTGCAACACTAAAAGTGCACCGAAGCATTACGCTTCTACTGATGCCGTCTTAAAAGCAGTGGGAACGCCCATTCGCAAAAAACTAGCGACAATATTTGCCGCTCAGTCGGTTAGCTATCCGCCCCCGAAGATGACCTGGATTTGCCTGAAAGAAGAACGGCAGCTCAGGCTTTTTGCCGTGGACCGAACTAAAATGTACCGTCAAGTCCTCCAATATCCAATCATCGGGGCAAGCGGAAAAGCCGGACCCAAGCTGAAAGAAGGAGATATGCAAGTACCCGAAGGCTTCTATCGAATCTCCGGTTTTCGACCCAACTTGATTGCTCACATGGGTCTGGACGTAAACTATCCAAACGAAGAAGATCGAGTGCACGCACGACGTGAACATCGCACCAATTTAGGCACAGACATTCTCATTCACGGCAGCCGCTGGTCGACCGGCTGTCTTGCTATGGGCAATGAACCAATCGAGGAGATGTTTGTGCTGGCGCACGATGTTGGACTGAAGAACATCGCACTTATTTTTGCACCATGCAACCTGACAGTAAAAGAGCCTGACATAAACATAGACAAGGAACCGAAGTGGCTGCCTCAACTTTATGGTCGACTGAAAAAATCGCTCTCGCCTTTCCTCAACAAATAGCAGTGCACTCCAAACTAAAAGCCCCACTAATTGGCAGAATTCGCAAGTAATAGACCGGTCAACTACTTGTACTCAATTTTTTTTGCCCGACGGTGCTCCCTCAAGAGCACCGCCAGGTAGAACCGCGAGTCACGGTCGGAACAGATCCAGATAGATCAAAGTGCACCAACCAGTCGACTTCTTGCGCTGACCAAGAACGCGCATACGCCTTTGCCAGCTGTTATCGAATGCCACTACCATCTCATTCATTCCCCATTGGAGCTGAGCTGCTAGAGCCAGCCGTTCATCTTAAGCAGAAGGCAAGCGATGAGAAAGAGAATGCCACCACCGGCGAGGGCGGACCTCTCGCTTTTCGTGACATTGAAGAGAAGCGAAGTCCCCATCACGAAGACGAGGAGCGCCAGCACAAGCCCGATTAACCAGTTTCTATTATCCATCTGTTGCTCCTCCTCCGCCTCAGCCTCCAGGCAGGAGACTGAGGCGAGATCACGCTCATCAAGCTTGCAAGATAGAGCGCAAAAGCTGTGCGTGCGGACCAGCTGCCAGCTTAGCGAGAGCGCGAATCTCGATCTGACGCACACGCTCACAGCTGATGCCGTAACGATCAGCCAGGTCTTGCAGCGTCACTTCTTGATCGTCAACCAGCCCGAATCGCATAGAGAGAACCACTCTCTGCCGTTCGTCCAAGCTCGAAAGAGCCAGACTGAGAGCGCGCTTCATCTGATTGTGCTGCACCGAAGCATCAGGGTCGACACTGTTCTCATCGGCGATCAGTTCGCCAAGAGTAGTGTCACCGTCGCCGACAATCTCATCGAGAGAGGCGGTCGGCAGCATCGCATTCGGTGCGACGGCTCGCAGGCGCTGCACGGTCACTTCAGACAACTTGAGAGCGCGGGCGATGGCGGCGTCTGATACTTCCTGGCCGGACTCAAGCAGAGCGCGCTCGGCCTGCTGAATACGGTAGAGCTTACGCTTAGCGGAAGGCGGCATGTCAGCGCAGTCGTCGGCACCGAGGGCAGAATTCTGAATGGCAGCCCTGATCCACCAGGTGGCGACGGTTGAGAAGCTGGTACCCCGACTCGCGTCATACTTATTGGCGGCCTGAACGAGTCCGACCTTGCCGTCAGAGATAAGCTCAGAAAGCGGCTTGCCGCTTTTCGAGAATTGTCTGGCGATGGAGATGACCAGACGCTCGTGAGACGCAATCAAGCGCTCCCGAGCCTTGTCGCCTGCCTTGCCACCAGAAAGCATCGTCAAACCAAGCTCGCGGTCCTCACCCTTTGCCAGGTACGGAGCGTTGCGAGCCTGCTCAAAAAGCCGTTGAGCCTCTTCGTCGTAGGCTGTTGCCATTTTGCGATTCCTTCAACAACAGAAACGCCAGACTCGCAAGAACAAGCCAGAACCAGCAGAAACCGCCGTACCGACGGCGCAGAAAGCGCAGTGGAACAGTCAGTTGCTGGATTGGGAGGGCTTCGGAAAGCTGTGCCGCTTGTGCTCGAGAGATCTGGAAACTAAGGACTGAATAATCAACTCTTCTTGATCTTGATATCAATTACCAAGATGTAACAGTTGATTTAGATCAGCGATCACGATCTTAAGCTTAGTAACAGGGAGCGCTAGGAACTACTTGCGCTAACTTTCGCAAGGGCGCCAGGCAGCACGACATCAGGATGATTGGCTCGGCTTAAGCCTGTGCTTCGCGCTAACTTAAGTTTAGCCATTTCAATCAACGCTGATCAGTGAGGAGCGTCATTCACTACTTTAGACAGAAGAAATACTGGTTCTGTTTCGGACAACTTCACGGTAGTCTCCTGGCATGGAGCTATCAGTGACAACGAACACCAATCGCTCTGACAAATGACAATAGACCGCTCAAGAATGACAGGAAGACTATCGGTGCGTTCTTGTTTTACTGCGCCACCATATACAATGGCACAACCGACAGGACATACGCAAGCGATGACAGCTGGTGTCTACCAGTCGGCGGTCCAGCCTTGATGCATCTCCCCATACCAGAACTACCTTTGCCACTTCAACTTTTTGACAGACCAGTTCAACGAGAGGCATGTAATTGGCGTCGAAGTTAGGCTGGCAGGAGCTAACGAGAGTTCAGAAGATCGGCTGGAGGCACAGTACTTTTCTAACTGTTATTGCATCCATACCTCCAACTGTGCAGCATGAAATTGACAACCACCAACACCACTGATAAACCGAACCCACTTCGCATCACATATTTAATTCGCTCACAACAGAACTGTCATTTGACCAAACGTCAAATAGTGACGCCCGGATCTGTTCAAGTTGGTGGTTGAACATTGAAGGTTGGCATCAAAAGCTTACGTGCCCCTGCATGCCAGCGTTGAAACAGCCGCTGCCAGACTCGTAGTCTGCAGAAAGATACAGATGAAATTCAGGCCACGGTGACAATTGCGCCTGCAAAGCCAAAGAAGGAAACTGCCATGAAAAGGCTCATCAAGACTCTACTCGCGGGTATCATCTTCAGTCTCCTCGGCGCCCATGCTGATGCCGCAAACGCGCCGCACACGATCGCCGAGCTGCGCCAGGACTATCCAGAGCTGCCAGCCGGATTCGACGATAAGAGCTTGTACGAGGTCGTCCGCGCGGCCACTGCTCTGAAATTCGAGCGAGACTTCAATCTGCATGCGGGCTGGTCGGGAGACGAATACGCGCAAGCGTACGCAAGACAGCAGCTCAGATTAGTACGCCTGTATTTCGACATGGATACTGGCTTCACTCGCGACCAGCTGATCGAAAGCAGTGTCGCGAAAATGATGGGGCGTTTTCTCACCAACCACCACCTGCCAAAAGACTTCTCGCAAGCAGAGCTGATTTATTCGGAAGGTCTCAAAGGCGCTGTGTCCGAGGGATACAAGGGTCAGAAAGAACCCTTGCCGGCGAAGGAATTCGAAAAACAAGCGGCCCAGGCTATCGACGAGGACTATAAAACCAACTGGCACCTCTCAGATCACTGGGACCTCGAAGAGCTGCGCACGACGGTCGGACCAGAAAGAGCCGCGACGCTGTCACGACTTCACAACATCAGAGCCGGCATGACCCATGCAGAAATTGTCGAGCAGCTTGGCAAGAGTGAAAAGGCTCGATATGCCAAGCGCTTCCATATATCAGCCGATTTCACTGCGGACGAGGCAGTGCAAGCAGCAGGCTGGGAGGAAGTCGATTTCCTGCGCTCCGGCTTTGACGCTCCAACCGAGGGCGAATTCAATGCAGACTGGCTCATCACGCACTTTCGAGCCGAAGTGCTGGCCAATATGCAGAGAAGTTATCCCGGGCTTGAAGGCAATTTCACCGAGAATCAACTGTGCGACCATCTGGCAAAACAAGCAGACGCGGTCATGCGCTGGAACTACGGATTCGAGGGTCATTACGAGGAGTACGACGTGGCCACGGCAGCGGCACAGTCACTGGTGGCAGAAATTCGCATCAAATACAAGCTGCCGCTCCACTTCACAGAGGAGCAACTGAACGCGGCAATGTAGTTCCGGTGCCACCAACTATTAATTCGCAAACGCCTGCCGATGGCACCGCATGCGATGCCATCGGATAGAGACAAGACTGGCTCCACTCCACTACAGGCAGGCTAGCGCAAGTGGGAAAAACGCTGCGTAGCCTTCACACAGGAATCAGGAAAGGATATTAAATGGTCAAGAACCACCGAATCCGCACATGCAAAACCGATTCGGCCGAGGTCTGCCGTTTCGGTTTAACCAAGTGCCTCTACAGCAGCAACGGTGACGTCAGGTCAATTCGTTATTTCCCGGAGGATGCCGAGGACGTGCTGTTAGACTCCGACAGACTGCTATTGGAATCCCGGCCGATTCAAGCTGCTGTTGCAGAAATCCTGAAACTGGACGGCGTCGTTTCTGTCGCGGTCAAACACTATGAAGTGGAAGTCGAGATCGGACTCGCCTTCGATTGGTCCGAAATCAGCGCGGCGACAATCTCCATTTTGAAGAAGCTCTTCAAGGATGAAGAGGTCGACATTCAGGACAACGTATTTTCGGGCGTCTGGGCGGAATCCGAAAAGAGCCGCCCGTGATTTTCTGAGACTACTAAAGGGAGTTTGGAAGCGCTACCGGCTGGCACGACGCTGGGTCACCGGTAGCGGCCCTGATCGGGCCGTACCGTAGATCAAGCCCGGTCCGCCATCGCTATTAACAATGAAGGCGTGAAGTAGCACGGTAAGCCGGCGCACAGTGGCTCAAACAGGATACAACCAGCTAAAACCTTACAACGTTGACGGATTTGCTCCACTGCGAAAAAAAGTATTTTTACTATAAGAATTAGTATTTCCAGTCTTTTTTCCCAGAGAATGGAGAAAGGCCCAGCTTCGCCGGACCTTTCTATGCCGAGAGTACTTCAACCAGCCAGACCAGCCAGACCGATGCGTTGAGCATAGCCATCCTCAAGAGCCACCGTCTGGGTCTGTAAATATTCGGAGACCTCTGATGTGGCGCGCTGGAAGCCCAGCAACTGCTTGCGCCTGGCACGCAAAAGGACCAATTCGGGCAGGTGTGGAGCGTGCTCCTCCGCCATGGCGATAGCGTGATCGACGATTCGCAGAATCCTTGTCAGGTCTGCATGCACGTCGCTCACGGTCTGGTCAATCCCGAAGAGATGCGGATAAAGGAAAGAGAGGTCAGGCGATTCGGTGGAAGCCATGACTTGAGCTCCTGGCAGAAGTTGCAAGAGCACAAGGCGCTTTCGCGCCTTGTGCCGTGAGGGCTCGGCTCATCCGAAGATGGCGACGAACAGCTTGCCCACGCCGATGATGACGAGGAAAACGGCGGCCACCCAGAGCACCGCCAGCGGTGGTCCGTAGACGCCGGCGACATAGTTGCCGGTCTGCACCGCAGCGGCACCGCTGGCCAGTCCGAGGACACCACCGAGGGTGCGGAGGATGGACTTCTCGGAACCGACTTCGGCGTTGAAGAGCTTGTAGCTCCACTTAGAGGCGAGATCGGCGGAGACGACGCCGAGGCAGACAGCCAGGGCGATGACGAGGAGCGCGAAAAGGACTGCACTCATGTTGTTGAATCCTGTAGTTGGTAAGCCGCAGCCAGTCTCATGACTGGCTGAAAAGAGCGTCTTGTTACCGATCGGACATCGTCGACGACGGCTCCGGAATCGGAATCTCTTCATGCAACTCCGGCATGACAAGCTCGTCTGCCGGAATCTGTACGCGAATGTTGTCGGCTGCCGTGTAGTCGACCGAACGACTCGGCACCTTGCGCCCGAGCATGTCGACGTGCTTGAGGGTGCCGTCTTCTTCGCGGTAAGTGCGAATCACCTTCTCATACAAGACACCGTCGACGGTGACATTGTAGAGGGTCTCGGTGTTGAACTTACCGTGCGACCAGACCAGCTCACGCTTGATCATGCCGCGATCGTCGACTTCAGTCACCTTCCACAGCGATCGGCCGACCGACACATCGTTGGTCCAGATCACCTGCTCATAGAGCGGCTTGCCGGAAGCATCGAAGTAAGTCGTCGACTGCTGGTAGGAAAGCAGCTGTTGCTTGTAGAGCACTGAGCCGTCTTTCCGATATGCCGTGACCAGGGTGGCAGCGGCACTGGTTTCGCTCTCCAGGCTGACCTGAGTCGTGCCCGGGAAGTAGAACTTGACCGTGGTGCCGACCTTGCCCCAGCGCCCGATGTGCTTGACCTTGAGCGGCACCTCGTTTTCGTCGTAGGTGACCTGATCGCGCGTGCCGTCGTCCTGAAGCTGGTCTTGATAGACGAGCGAATGCCTGGCGTTGTCGAGCCAGCGCTTCTCGATGATCAGCTTGGGCTCGAAATTGTTGGCATAGGGATTGGGCTCCGTGATGCGCGACGACTGAGCCGTGTTGCCGTCGGGAAAGAGCACCATCTCCTCATAACGCCCGCTGCGAGGATCGAGCAAGTGCCCGAGCTTCTCGCGCGTGCCGTCGAGACGCCACCAGATTTCGCTGCGTTTGGTCTTGCCGTCGGCGGAGAAAGTAATCAGCGCCTTGATGCGACGACCGGCATCGCTGGCTGAAAGCGGATAGTACTCCCTGATGAAGGTGAGCCCTTCTCCATTTTCCTGGTAGAAGACATCCTGCGTGGTGCCGTCTTTCCTTTGCAGGAAAGTTGCCGTCTTGCGACCGTCTACCATGATGTCATAGCCGCGGTCGTTAGGATCGGCAGGCGCTCCAGTCTTGGGGTCGATCGCTCCGGAATAGAGACGCATCGGCATGCGCGACTGAGAGACCTGCAAAGCCTCCTCGAGGCTGGGAGCCTGAGGTTGCGAAGCAGGCAGCCACAGGCAAGCGACCGACAGCAAAACAAGGGCCGCACAAGCGGCCAGGAATTTCTGCAATGGTGTCATCGTCCACTCCATGTGTTGGTTGCAATCATTCACAGACGCAGCCAACACGATGTGGCTGCGTCTCAGTGCGGACTCTGGGGCGGCGGCGCCGGCAGATCAGAGTCGATCTGAATCTGCAAACGCAAATTCTCCGCACTCACAGGCGACGCGGTGATCTGCTCGGAGAGCTCGTGAGTCTCGAGCTTGTAGGGCGG containing:
- a CDS encoding N-acetylmuramoyl-L-alanine amidase codes for the protein MRKNDRRPNQLTDCSVLFCAPSSLVPVAAILSATVSLTCAAPAHAGWGRKLMHAVIPGLGRRHDSAAAQDSGAMTGPQPAVGQSLERQTMPPRAPAVVMVPTARTARTATMISASGAVRASTPVSAPVAAPQFLPRSSSANLLAARAVSPVVAPSALQTVSLTSASAGVNRSSDMTARATLAQARPPQVAPAPGPGAVTYGASSGRTNLPPGDLLASAPVAMDPLTYHWSPRPALDYLAVDGDVESALTGVTPPKINTALPPRPDPVVVKPRLPVPPSAISRSFERGTAGDYTWDDLVAAGVFENDPLRGSIYKRQGRVKYIILHSTETASPADARRVILSWNNRGLKHPGAQFVVDRDGTICSTTNPDLVVVHIEPSRALSGYSNDNSIGIEIVRSGKQEYTRVQLDSVNRLVAYLQSHYAVPDANVTTHQHVQPSDRSDPVNFNMVAFESEKSALQAAAVAFRGKDQNRSEPLQYVSTMPKAAPEFKRRNRELVLRD
- a CDS encoding RNA polymerase sigma factor RpoD/SigA yields the protein MATAYDEEAQRLFEQARNAPYLAKGEDRELGLTMLSGGKAGDKARERLIASHERLVISIARQFSKSGKPLSELISDGKVGLVQAANKYDASRGTSFSTVATWWIRAAIQNSALGADDCADMPPSAKRKLYRIQQAERALLESGQEVSDAAIARALKLSEVTVQRLRAVAPNAMLPTASLDEIVGDGDTTLGELIADENSVDPDASVQHNQMKRALSLALSSLDERQRVVLSMRFGLVDDQEVTLQDLADRYGISCERVRQIEIRALAKLAAGPHAQLLRSILQA